One Azoarcus sp. DN11 DNA segment encodes these proteins:
- a CDS encoding GspMb/PilO family protein, translated as MPIHKLTLHEAVRRLGLPGLGGALLLAAAAAGTLSVVLPGLGARERAGQQVLRAQAQAAAARRGEVPDALPPARQLDDFYAGLPPQLAATKAIDGLYTAADAEKISLARGEYSLAVEQGSDMARYQILLPVRGTYAQLRRFLDAAIAKVPGLSVEDLDIQRKEVSETELEGRIRMTLYLSRR; from the coding sequence ATGCCAATCCATAAGCTCACGCTCCACGAAGCCGTGCGCCGCCTGGGCCTGCCCGGCCTCGGCGGCGCCCTCCTGCTGGCCGCCGCCGCGGCCGGCACCCTGTCGGTCGTGCTGCCCGGCCTCGGGGCGCGCGAGCGCGCCGGGCAGCAGGTGCTGCGCGCGCAGGCCCAGGCCGCCGCCGCCCGACGCGGCGAAGTGCCCGACGCGCTGCCGCCCGCACGCCAGCTCGACGACTTCTACGCCGGCCTGCCGCCCCAACTCGCCGCGACGAAGGCGATCGACGGCCTGTATACGGCTGCCGACGCGGAAAAAATCTCCCTCGCGCGCGGCGAATACTCGCTCGCCGTCGAACAGGGCTCCGACATGGCGCGCTACCAGATCCTGCTGCCGGTGCGCGGCACCTACGCGCAACTGCGCCGCTTCCTCGACGCCGCGATCGCGAAGGTGCCGGGCCTCAGCGTGGAGGACCTGGACATCCAGCGCAAGGAGGTCTCCGAGACCGAGCTCGAAGGCCGCATCCGCATGACCCTTTACCTGTCGAGGCGGTGA
- a CDS encoding secretion system X translation initiation factor yields the protein MANRRGLFWLAFLGAAAALAVIPEFFDKAPDEAAQPVSRPRATASAPPAAQAGQLAGLRSAAPPAAGQDDAASAAAPSAPEAGPAAPRPVPELFAAHSWYVPPPPPPPPPPAPPPPPPVPVAPPVPYEYLGKLADGNSVRVFLVRGDRPYTVSEGDVLDGSYRVQRITDTTMTLVYLPLNMPQTLPVGSKP from the coding sequence ATGGCGAACCGGCGTGGGCTCTTCTGGCTGGCATTCCTCGGCGCGGCCGCGGCGCTCGCGGTCATTCCGGAATTCTTCGACAAGGCGCCCGACGAGGCCGCGCAACCGGTGAGCCGTCCGCGCGCAACGGCGAGCGCACCGCCCGCCGCGCAGGCCGGACAGCTCGCCGGGCTGCGTTCCGCGGCACCGCCCGCCGCGGGGCAGGACGACGCGGCAAGCGCTGCCGCCCCGAGCGCCCCGGAGGCGGGGCCGGCCGCGCCCCGCCCCGTGCCTGAACTCTTCGCCGCGCACAGCTGGTACGTCCCGCCCCCGCCGCCCCCGCCGCCGCCCCCCGCCCCGCCGCCCCCGCCCCCGGTGCCCGTCGCGCCGCCCGTCCCCTACGAATATCTCGGCAAGCTCGCCGACGGCAATTCCGTGCGCGTGTTCCTCGTGCGCGGCGACCGCCCCTACACGGTTTCCGAAGGCGATGTACTGGACGGCAGCTACAGGGTGCAACGCATCACGGACACCACGATGACGCTCGTCTATCTTCCTCTCAACATGCCCCAAACCTTGCCCGTGGGAAGCAAACCATGA
- a CDS encoding secretin and TonB N-terminal domain-containing protein — protein MMTDTVLRRVVPHVAIVVLASSLAGCANDALQRDGMRLIDEGHYEEGLAKLDEAVREQPRDPSANVAQTTQRQRVITALLANAERARRMRDNNAAARDYERVLGIEPANERAAEALHQLEQLRNAGESVRQAQVALRRGDLDGADRLVRQVLVLDPRHEGALALRREIEDIRSRTVQTYPQLRTKMAAPVTLEFRDGNLRQIFEVLSRTAGINFLFDKDVKPDLRATLFVRQVPVEQAVELLLLQNQLQQKVISDNTVMIYPDTPQKQRDYQDLTIRTFHLANTDAKTAMNMLKTLLKSKDVFIDERLNTLTMRDSADAVRLAEKLLSAQGLPEPEVVLEVQVMEVSRQRILDLGLQWPSTFGLLRPDLGGPPGVLTDYNHVNGSRITVGPSPELRINANDSDVNTLANPVIRVSNKEKARIHIGQRVPVVSATSTPSTQGPVITESIQYLEVGLKLEVEPTVHLDDEVMIKIALEVSKATQQSPTKNGTIPVQVDTRNAVTVLRLKDGETQVLAGLVRNDHDVAGNRIPGLGDIPGLGRLFGSNKDTIGKSELVLSITPRIVRNLPYMSPQDIEYPSGTEAVLRSRADLMRGVTVPAAGAAPQGAVPAAEVAALAPPAAVSSDAPGALASPAAAILSWTAPASLRPGEETDVVLRANVSQPLGAATLQFAYDPAALRVVSVTEGDVMNADGAITSFAPRIDDKTGRMFVALSRTAPQGARGDGALVRLRVAALPGSTAPAELRVVGVSAFGEGNRPVSVPLPAALALGAQP, from the coding sequence ATGATGACGGATACCGTGCTCCGCCGAGTTGTCCCCCATGTCGCGATCGTGGTGCTGGCGTCATCGCTCGCCGGCTGTGCCAACGACGCCCTGCAGCGCGACGGCATGCGCCTGATCGACGAGGGACATTACGAGGAAGGACTGGCCAAGCTCGACGAGGCCGTGCGCGAACAGCCGCGCGACCCCTCCGCCAATGTGGCGCAGACGACGCAGCGCCAGCGCGTGATCACCGCGCTGCTGGCCAACGCCGAGCGCGCCCGTCGCATGCGCGACAACAACGCTGCGGCGCGCGACTACGAGCGGGTGCTCGGCATCGAGCCGGCCAACGAGCGTGCGGCCGAGGCGCTGCATCAGCTCGAGCAGCTGCGCAACGCCGGCGAGAGCGTGCGTCAGGCCCAGGTCGCGCTGCGCCGCGGCGACCTCGACGGTGCCGACCGCCTGGTGCGCCAGGTGCTCGTGCTCGACCCGCGCCACGAGGGCGCGCTGGCGCTCAGGCGCGAGATCGAGGACATCCGCTCGCGCACCGTCCAGACCTATCCGCAGCTGCGCACGAAGATGGCTGCGCCCGTGACGCTGGAGTTCCGCGACGGCAACCTCAGGCAGATCTTCGAAGTGCTGTCGCGCACTGCCGGCATCAACTTCCTGTTCGACAAGGACGTGAAGCCCGACCTCAGGGCGACGCTGTTCGTGCGCCAGGTCCCGGTCGAGCAGGCGGTCGAGCTGCTGCTGCTGCAGAACCAGCTGCAGCAGAAAGTCATCAGCGACAACACGGTGATGATCTACCCCGACACGCCGCAGAAGCAGCGCGACTACCAGGACCTCACGATCCGCACCTTCCACCTCGCCAACACCGACGCCAAGACGGCGATGAACATGCTCAAGACCCTGCTCAAGAGCAAGGACGTGTTCATCGACGAGCGCCTCAACACGCTGACGATGCGCGACTCGGCCGACGCCGTGCGCCTCGCCGAGAAGCTGCTCTCCGCGCAGGGGCTGCCCGAGCCCGAGGTCGTGCTCGAGGTCCAGGTCATGGAAGTGTCGCGCCAGCGCATCCTCGACCTCGGCCTGCAGTGGCCCAGCACCTTCGGCCTGCTGCGTCCCGACCTCGGCGGCCCGCCGGGCGTGCTGACCGACTACAACCACGTCAACGGCAGCCGCATCACCGTCGGCCCGTCCCCCGAACTGCGCATCAATGCCAACGACAGCGACGTGAACACGCTCGCGAACCCGGTGATCCGCGTCAGCAACAAGGAAAAGGCGCGCATCCATATCGGCCAGCGCGTGCCGGTCGTCAGCGCGACCTCCACCCCCTCGACGCAGGGCCCGGTGATCACCGAGAGCATCCAGTACCTGGAGGTCGGCCTGAAGCTCGAGGTCGAGCCCACCGTGCATCTGGACGACGAGGTGATGATCAAGATCGCGCTCGAAGTCAGCAAGGCCACCCAGCAGTCGCCGACCAAGAACGGCACCATCCCCGTGCAGGTCGATACGCGCAATGCGGTGACCGTGCTGCGCCTGAAGGACGGCGAGACGCAGGTGCTCGCCGGCCTGGTGCGCAACGATCACGACGTCGCCGGCAACCGCATCCCGGGTCTCGGCGACATCCCCGGGCTGGGGCGGCTCTTCGGCAGCAACAAGGACACCATCGGCAAGTCCGAACTGGTGCTGTCGATCACGCCGCGCATCGTGCGCAACCTGCCCTACATGAGCCCGCAGGACATCGAGTACCCGTCGGGCACCGAGGCGGTGCTGAGGTCGCGGGCCGACCTGATGCGCGGGGTGACCGTGCCGGCGGCGGGCGCCGCGCCGCAGGGCGCCGTACCTGCGGCAGAGGTCGCCGCCCTCGCGCCGCCGGCCGCGGTCAGCAGCGACGCCCCGGGCGCGCTCGCGTCGCCCGCGGCCGCCATCCTGTCGTGGACGGCGCCTGCCAGCCTCAGGCCCGGAGAGGAAACCGACGTGGTCCTGCGCGCGAACGTGTCCCAGCCGCTCGGCGCCGCGACGCTGCAGTTCGCCTACGATCCGGCGGCGCTGCGTGTCGTCTCGGTGACCGAGGGCGACGTGATGAACGCCGACGGCGCTATCACCTCCTTCGCGCCGCGCATCGACGACAAGACCGGACGCATGTTCGTCGCGCTGTCGCGCACCGCGCCGCAGGGCGCGCGCGGCGACGGCGCGCTGGTGCGCCTGCGCGTGGCCGCGCTGCCCGGCAGCACGGCGCCGGCGGAGCTCCGCGTGGTCGGCGTGTCGGCGTTCGGCGAGGGCAACCGCCCGGTCTCCGTGCCGCTGCCCGCCGCGCTCGCGCTCGGTGCGCAGCCCTGA
- a CDS encoding type II secretion system protein, protein MRRAHGFSLVEVVITVAIVALLASIAAPLTETVVRRGKEQELKSALYHIRDAIDAYKLAADTGQIEKLADASGYPPTLRVLVDGVRDVRSVEGKRIYFLRSIPRDPFTDPKLRPEETWGLRSYDSPPDSPRAGADVFDVYSLASGEGLNGVPYRQW, encoded by the coding sequence ATGCGGCGCGCGCACGGTTTCTCCCTCGTCGAGGTCGTCATCACGGTGGCGATCGTCGCGCTGCTCGCGAGCATCGCCGCGCCGCTCACCGAGACGGTCGTGCGCCGCGGCAAGGAGCAGGAACTGAAGAGCGCGCTGTACCACATCCGCGACGCCATCGACGCCTACAAGCTCGCGGCCGACACCGGCCAGATCGAGAAGCTCGCCGACGCGAGCGGCTACCCGCCCACGCTGCGCGTGCTGGTCGACGGCGTGCGCGACGTGCGCAGCGTCGAAGGCAAGCGCATCTACTTCCTGCGCAGCATCCCGCGCGACCCCTTCACCGATCCCAAGCTGCGGCCGGAGGAAACCTGGGGCCTGCGCAGCTACGACAGCCCGCCCGACAGTCCCCGTGCCGGCGCCGACGTGTTCGACGTCTATTCGCTCGCGTCCGGCGAGGGCCTGAACGGCGTCCCCTATCGCCAATGGTGA
- a CDS encoding prepilin-type N-terminal cleavage/methylation domain-containing protein, protein MDTLRKSRAGFTLIELLVVLAIIATLLAIAAPRYFGSLERSEDTALRQSLSVMRDALDHYYGDTGVYPDSLQALVDKRYLRSVPVDPITQRSDTWVIVPPQGAAGGTVGNVRSGAEGKARDGTLYSEW, encoded by the coding sequence ATGGACACCCTGCGCAAATCCCGGGCCGGCTTCACGCTGATCGAGCTGCTGGTCGTGCTCGCCATCATCGCGACCCTGCTCGCGATCGCCGCGCCGCGCTATTTCGGCAGCCTGGAGAGATCCGAGGACACGGCGCTGCGCCAGTCCCTCTCCGTCATGCGCGACGCGCTCGACCACTACTACGGCGACACCGGCGTCTATCCCGACTCGTTGCAGGCCCTGGTCGACAAGCGCTACCTGCGCAGCGTCCCCGTCGACCCCATCACGCAGCGCAGCGACACCTGGGTGATCGTGCCCCCGCAGGGCGCCGCCGGCGGCACCGTCGGCAACGTGCGCAGCGGCGCGGAGGGCAAGGCGCGTGACGGGACGCTCTACTCGGAGTGGTAG
- a CDS encoding type II secretion system protein produces MLPDVRVRERGFTYIGVLVLVVMMTLALVGTAQLWSTASLRARERELLWVGSQYAHALRLYYETSPDLKRFPQRLDDLITDQRSPKPRHHLRRLYADPITRSTDWGLIRSADGGIVGVYSQSTDAPLKRARFPVEWAEFEGVETYAGWQFVADRAFSTTAQANGSANAPPGAAAGMPAPADPRKSLIDAARAPRPAPPVSPFQQMR; encoded by the coding sequence GTGCTGCCGGACGTCCGTGTGCGCGAACGGGGCTTCACCTACATCGGTGTGCTGGTGCTGGTCGTGATGATGACGCTGGCGCTGGTGGGCACTGCGCAGCTGTGGTCCACGGCCAGCCTGCGCGCCCGCGAACGCGAGCTGCTGTGGGTCGGCTCGCAGTACGCGCACGCGCTGCGCCTGTACTACGAGACGTCGCCCGACCTGAAACGCTTCCCGCAGCGGCTCGACGACCTGATCACGGACCAGCGCAGCCCCAAGCCGCGCCACCACCTGCGCCGCCTGTACGCCGACCCCATCACGCGCAGCACCGACTGGGGGCTGATCCGCAGCGCCGACGGGGGCATCGTCGGCGTGTACAGCCAGTCGACCGACGCGCCGCTGAAGCGCGCGCGCTTCCCGGTCGAGTGGGCCGAGTTCGAGGGGGTGGAAACCTATGCCGGCTGGCAGTTCGTCGCCGACCGCGCCTTCAGCACCACCGCGCAGGCCAACGGGAGCGCGAACGCACCGCCGGGGGCTGCGGCAGGAATGCCCGCCCCGGCCGACCCGCGCAAGAGCCTGATCGACGCTGCCCGTGCGCCGCGGCCGGCGCCGCCGGTGTCGCCTTTCCAGCAAATGCGCTGA
- a CDS encoding cold-shock protein has protein sequence MATGTVKWFNDAKGYGFITPDNGGEDLFAHFSAIQGNGFRSLAEGQKVQFDETSGPKGKQAGNIRPM, from the coding sequence ATGGCAACTGGTACCGTCAAGTGGTTCAACGACGCCAAGGGTTACGGCTTCATCACCCCGGACAACGGCGGCGAAGACCTCTTCGCTCACTTCTCCGCGATCCAGGGCAACGGCTTCCGTAGCCTGGCCGAAGGTCAGAAAGTGCAGTTCGACGAGACCTCGGGCCCGAAGGGCAAGCAGGCAGGCAACATCCGCCCGATGTAA
- a CDS encoding NfeD family protein, with protein sequence MNIEWWHWTVVGIALILAELALPSFFVIWFGIAGLAMALVLFVAPGLSLTAQLAAWTVLSLLMVALWFRVFKPGFHKTRIGTADGEVIGEVGLLVGAVAPFERGRVRFQRPLLGAEEWVCLAESPISAGERVRVVAVEGSFLKVVKA encoded by the coding sequence ATGAATATCGAATGGTGGCACTGGACCGTCGTCGGCATCGCACTGATCCTGGCCGAGTTGGCGCTGCCGTCCTTCTTCGTGATCTGGTTCGGCATCGCGGGGCTGGCGATGGCGCTGGTGCTCTTCGTCGCACCGGGGCTGTCGCTCACCGCCCAGCTCGCGGCCTGGACCGTCCTGTCGCTGCTCATGGTCGCGCTGTGGTTCCGCGTCTTCAAGCCCGGCTTCCACAAGACCCGCATCGGCACGGCCGACGGTGAGGTCATCGGTGAAGTCGGCCTGCTGGTCGGCGCCGTCGCCCCCTTCGAGCGCGGCCGGGTGCGTTTCCAGCGCCCGCTGCTCGGCGCCGAGGAGTGGGTGTGCCTCGCCGAGAGCCCGATTTCCGCCGGCGAGCGCGTGCGCGTCGTCGCCGTCGAAGGCAGTTTCCTGAAAGTCGTCAAAGCCTGA